From the Debaryomyces hansenii CBS767 chromosome F complete sequence genome, the window tatgatgttgaaaaaggATTCATTCATTGATGCAACTATGAAAGGTTCGTTAGCTCGTTTTTGTAACCATTCGTGTAACCCAAATGCATATGTTGATAAATGGGTTgttggtgaaaaattaagaatgGGTATATTTTCCAagagaaatattcaaaaaggCGAAGAAATCACATTCGACTATAACGTTGATAGATATGGTGCACAATCTCAACCATGTTATTGCGGTGAACCAAATTGTATAAAATGGATGGGTGGAAAAACTCAGACTGATGCTGCGTTATTATTGCCTGATGGAATCTCTGAGGCACTAGGTGTTACTCATAAGCAAGAAAGACAATGGTTGAAGGAAAATAAACATCTTAGATCCAAACAACAAAGTGACGAATCAATTATTAACGAAGCATTTGTTAAGTCTATAGAGGTTTCAGCCTTAACCGAAAGTGATGTTTCGAAGGTAATGGGTGCTTTGATGAGGGTTCAAGATTTAAACATAACTCAGAAATTGATAGAGAGGATATACTTGACTAGCGATGACAGTATAAACTCCTCAATTATAAGAGTTCACGGTTATAAAACTTTATCACAAACCATTAAAGCatttaaagatgaagataaggAGCTAATaagcaaaatattaattatctTAGCCAAATGGCCAAAGGTTACACGTAACAAAATCTCGTCATCCCAGATTGAGGATGTAGTTAAAGACATCAATACCAATAGTAATGACGACAACTTAAAAAAGTTATCATCTGATTTACTAGCTGAATGGGGTAAGCTACAAATGGCATATAGAATTCCAAAGAATATTGGTAATGATAAAGAATCAAACTCGCCTGCATTGTACGGTAGAAATGCCAGATCTAGATCCAGATCCAGATCACCGGATAGAGGAAAATCTGCCGAGCCTCAGCATGTGGAAACCGACGAGGCATTACCAGATGGTTGGCAAACGGCATTTGACCCTAACACTCAAACTAATTACTATTACCATGCAGAATTAGGAATTTCTAAATGGGAAAGACCAATTAAGGAAGTTCCAAAAGGTCCAAAGGGTCCGAAAGCTTTACCAGTCAGCGAGCCTATACAAAGACCTAATCTGAACAGCAATGGAAGGAGTTATAATGAAGAGGAACTCACTAGgagagaagaagaaaggttgaaaagagaaaaagaggaacaatttaaagaaattcaaCAGAAAGAAAGACTTTTACAAGAATTGATCCTTCAATCTCAGAAAGAGCtagaagagaaaaaatcGTTTGAAGAGAAGATGAAGCTAGAAAAACTtgagaaagaaaaagaaagacaaGCGCTTAAACGTAAAAAGCTCAAAAAGTCCAAGTCATCTATACCACCAGCACCACCAGTTCCAATTGACGGACAATGGACAAAAACATTTGCTAAGCATGTTCCTAACTTTCTCAAGAAATATGAAGCGGAAATTGGTAGGGATAATATCAAAGGATGTGCGAAAGAGTTAGTGAAAACTTTAGTAGCTAaggaaatgaaaaagaatccAGATACTAAACCTCCTAAAGAATTAGATAATgcaaaattaaagaaaataaaggAATACTCGAAGATGTTCATGgataaatttttgattaaataTAGATCCAAGCATGATAAGAAGAGAAGTcataatgaagaaaatggaGGAACCAAGAGGGTGAAACCTGATGTCGAATAGGTTATTAAAATTGTATACTTCGTATGTAttatagtaataataaaaatcaatgatattGTAATATTCTGTATATTTTCTATGtgataaataaataacgACAAacttaaaaataaatttgtcATGCTACTGGTTGTCtaaccaaaaaaaaaaggcGTCAAAATGAAACGCATCTAATATACATGAAACGGCTTAACGTTGCTGAtctatttgaataatgaatggTCTTCTAATAAGTTTGGCAAGTTTTGAATAGATTCATCACCgtatataatttgataagtAGCTTCAAATAATGGGAATTGATCAGTCTTACCAACATTGCTTAATAACTCATGGACTTCCTTTGCAGTGATGATACCTTGCGAGGATTGGccattcaataatttcttttctgCTTCTTCAGCAGATTCGCCTGTTTTCGACATATGTCTACCGACCTTAACATTTCTACCACCGGAACAAGTGGTGATTAAATCAGCAACACCAGCAGATTCGTGGGTGAATGTAGTTGGCTTAGAATTTGGGAAAaacatatttgaaaaattgatagtTTCAATTAAACCAACTCTCATAATAGCCGATTTAGCATTGTCACCCCAGCCTAATCCTTCAACAAAGCCCACAGCAATCGCAACAATGTTCTTCAATGCACCAGCTACAGAAACACCTGcaacatcttcaataacatTTACATGAAAGTAAGGTCTGTGGAATGCTTCCTTTAAAACAGCactatcaatatctttacCTGGACCTTTAAAGTCAGCTGGAATGTTGTATGCAACAGTAGTTTCAGACCATTTGCATCTAGCAACTTCTGGAGCCAAGTTAGCACCAGATAAAGCACCACATTCGATTCCTAAGTTTTCAGTAATGTAAGTTGATAACAATTTGCACCCATCTGGAGTAACTTCTAACCCTTTCAAACACGAAATTGCTCTGGTGGTTGGCTTCAAAGTACCTTTCAACTGCTTACAGATCTTAGGTAAAAATTGATGAGGCAAGTTGAATACCAATAAATCGGCACCTTGCGCAGCCTTAACGATATCAGGCTCTGCATGCAAGTTTTCTGGCAACTTAACCCCTGGCAAATATTTCACATTTTCGTGCTTATTGTTGATGATCTCAGTCAAGTTAGTACCATCAATCTTCTCTTGGAAAACCCACATATCGACCTGTTTAGCAAAAGTGTCTGGCTTTTCGGCCGTGTTTTCGGCTAAAACCTTGGCAATTGTAGTCCCCCAGTTACCGGATCCAATCACAGCAACCTTGAATGGAGTTTCTGGCTTTAACGATTTTTCAGCACTAAGCTGATTAGGACGTAATATATTCGATAACTGTTGTAATCTTTGATTGGCTCTATATTGTGACATTGGAATAGTATTAATTTTCTCTAGACGGTTTAATGTTCGTTTGGAATTACCATAACTAATCAATTTTTGCTTAGAGATATCatctctatatatatactattgtacccaaattattatcttcatatGGGTCGCACGAGATGTTCTCGCATGCCGAGGATCatttattcatttctttttaattccaaaaacCGTAATCCAAGACATGACACAGATTATTGGTGTTCGCTTTACTCCCCTTTCATCATAAGAATCCCCCGGTGGCGGCCAACATTGATATTCGGCATTCTTTCAGCATTTTCCCCATCTCAACCCCAGTGGGTTTATTACCAGAGCCATAGCTGATGGCCCGAATTTACACAAATTCGCATAATTGTTCCGTTAACACAACGGGCGAAAACGGGGTGGCCtgaattctttcaaacCGCTTATCGGATTATGAAAagaaattccaaaaatcCTCGGTCGCAGAGTCATCCGTTTGACCGACGGAAGAATCAATGATGTCAGATTAATTCTCAAGAGATATTTGAGCTATATGTCAACCACGGTGGAGACTACCAGAAGGATATATGCATCATATGCCAGGGAAATGTTGGGCATGCAGCATGGACGTATAATAACCTAAagaatcatttgaatcGCTGGAATTAGGCTGGAATTAAATGCTGCAAATAGACTAGTTCAACGAGAGATTGAAATCGATAGTTTGTAGTTCTGAAGAGGATAGTAGTGGACTAATAAAGTGCACATTTTGGAGATTGAATGGCTTGATCTATATACCCCGGAAAATAAGTCTTATATTTATAGGTTGAATACATATACAGCGTATGggatttatataatcacTCGAGAATATCGTATATTATGGAAATGATCACATATTTGTAGAGAAAAAATTCTGAAACGATGAGCTTGAGCTATATTATACAATATTATACGCATGCATCTGATAAGAGAGCTTTTTTTGGGGGTTCACCAATCGCTTCCAGAATTATAATTCGGTTGTATTGGCATCGATGAGTTATTGGGTCGATGTAGATAATCTAGGTTTTCgatatataattttctaTCCGCGTTTCTCTTGCATGTTAAGGTTCCTGAGTGTCTTTTCAAAGCATCCTTTCTGGCAAAGCCCTTACCACAAAGTTCACATATATTGGGGGGAATGGATAAATGTTGCTTTTCATGCCTCTTTAAATCCGAAGATCGACGGAAGGACATTGTACATTTAGAACACAAGAACTTTCTATCTTCATCCTCTTTTCCGCTCTTGTCCAGTTGCGAGTTATCCGATAGCACGGTGGTTGTATTTTCGTTCATCGGGTGAGACATCGTATGTCCCTGGTCATGCGTGGACCTTGATTCTTTCAGCTCTAGGTGTTGAGGTTCACCGatcaaaaaattccaaTCTTCACTACGAGTGGATTGATTTTCTGGTCTTTGTTGGTCATGATCTAGGGAGTTGTTTCCTCCGAATCTGTTTTCAGAAAATATGTCGTTACTCAAGTTTGGGAAATCCTGGTAGAAATCCTGAATCATTAATTGGCCGTTTTCATTGGCTCTTATCTTGTCCGATCGCCTGATTGGATTTCCATGTGGTGACGAAACGTATTGTAATCTTGTTAGCAAGTTTTGAATTGTTGGATCTACCAATAAGCTGTCGGAGTGGTTCTTCGCAGCCGTAGCCGTGGCCACCAATGCTTCCCTCGCCAACCGGAGAAATCGCTCGTCCTCGTCACTTTCATTATGCGAATGGGATCGCAGCATGCTGATAGGATTATCATTCTTTGACCCCAACTGACGGTCGTTCAGCACGCTATAACTCCTAGTATAACTTAGGTTTTGTTCGACCGCACCCAGACTCAGACGCAGTCCCGGCATGTATAACTGGGATTCCAAGTTCGAATTCTTTAGTTTCTTAGTGGGAGGTGAAGCTCCCACAATATGTGCGCTTGGCTGCTGTGCATACATCGAATAGCTCATATCGCTGTTGTAACCTTCCGATTGTGAGTTGCCATTAACAGGATCAGGTAATGTACTAGTTGTTCGTCCACTAGCGTTTTGTAATGATTGCGTGCTTTTTGAACGTCTATATCGATATTGGTCCATCAGATTATTGCCTcgtttttttttctttaccACCCggtttatatatatatacccTTTCTTTTAGTCCCTCTCCTTGTTATTGTTCTCTGATTGCAATAAATCAACAGCGATTGACAAATCTACCGTTTAACTAATTGCCAAGCCACAGTATTCCTTTTTTTTAAAGTAATGTGAACTCTGCTTACCAACTCTATTTCTTCACAGTAAATGTTCCTCTGCCACTTCTCGCTTAATCCAATATATCTACGGCTATAATGCACTTCTTTTCCTATTATTAGTGTTGTCCAATTGCGCAATTTGCCAATTTTGCTTCCGTGTATGTGTTTTCTGTTTGCCTCTGAAAAATACTGCTATTGCGTCCCGtctataattaataattcaatggCATGCTATGACTTCCTATAACCATGCTTACGCCTATCTGACAGTTCTTTCACTTTTATTTTCCAATCCGCTGGTATTGCCGCCACTATTGATTCTGTTAGACGACAAACTGTGGATTCCTGTCAAGTGTAGGTAGATGGGAATCACCTAACAAATGGATTGCAACATCTTATCACGTGACATTCTGTAATCGAGTGCGGTCTCAGAGCCTTATCAGGTGATTGTTTTGGAGGTTTGCAGGTTTCTGGTGATTTTGGTAGTTTGCAGGTTAGCGGATTTTTTCGGTTTGCATGTTATGGAAATCGGTATAAGCATCAGTAGAGAAAGATTGAAGTGCTCGTAGTGAAGTAGCAACATGACGTACCAGGATCTCCCATCGCGTCAGAAATCACAGCGTCTTCTCAACAAGATGAGGAGCCAGCAGCAGCAGTTCCAACAGTATAAGCAAAAGGCCAAAAATATCAGCAATGCTAACGAATTGTTACCGGGGTTGAACGATATTTCAGATGCATTCGAAGCATTACCATTGGATttgatcaaatatttcacaCTTCTCAAAGAAATCGACGCCAAATACATCAATACGGTGCCGGTGATCAATAGGAATATCAAGAGCTACATTGATAGGTTACATATCACCAAGAATAGCCCACCGGGGATGAAGGAGATGAACAAACCGACCAAGATCGACAAGTTGACGGTGATAAGGGACAAAATACACGAGATTATTCCGTGTTTGGAGGAGAAGATGCACGTAACGTCAGTTGCGACGGATTTGTTGCACAAGCATCTTTATAGGATCAATGCGGACTACAAGTTGATTGTGAACAACAATGAGATTCCGGAGTCGATTAGAATTGGGCCGTTGAACCACCCAGCAATGATTATGGATTCTGCGGGCCCGGTGGATGCCAACGGGAACTTGTCGGCACAATCACAGAGAAGCGAGAGCAGAAGAGAGGCGCTTGCAGCCAAGAAGGCGCATAAGGACCATTACGACGACGATGAGCCAAAAAAGAGAAAGGCTATGGGCAACAAGGAAGTTTCACCATCGAGTGATGTTCCACTGGCATCGAAGCTGGCATCTAACTCGAAAAAACGGTCTAGAAAGGATCCAGAGGAGATGTCGTCGAGATCCGATACTCCGTCCATGTCGACAGTGCTCAATGGCCCCAACAAGAAGAGAAACACCACGAAGCCTAAAAAGGACGATAAGGATGTCAGTAACGACGTCGTACACCCAGGCCCCAGCCATACCTCTGCTAACAGCAGCGAACCAACGTACTGCTACTGTAACCAGGTCTCGTTTGGTGAAATGGTGGGGTGCGACGGTGACGATTGTAAGAGAGAATGGTTCCATTTACCGTGCATCGGCTTCAAAAACCCGCCAAAGGGAAAATGGTACTGTGACGACTGTCtcatgaaaatgaagaagctCAGGAAGGTATAACAAGCCTTTTGAATCACTGTATCTCAAACTTGACCGTATCTAGAGTAGGCGTATCCATTCTGCGTGCATCGAAAAGACCCCTATCAAATCCGGCCATTTCGAAATCAGCCACTTGGTTCCCCTAATCACGTACTCGTCATTATATGTCCTATGTGGTCTCTACTGCTACATGTTGTATATTATTCCAATGTATAGtaacaaataaatacatGAATCTATTTTAGTCGATTTTACTCACATTTGCGGCTGGATGCGAGGCTGGTGAGCCTCGTATGTGTTCCACCATCCCACTTGCCAACTTTGCCCTCTGATCCTCCATCATATACCCCCACTAACAATACCTACAAGGTAGCAATGATGGACATTTACGCTGGCACGTCAGTATTATCACAGGTCTGTAGTTCTACCgtaaaatatattgagaACTTGTCGGcatattattttttccCTCCCCTACGATTTTACCCTCAGTCACCCTTCGGTTTTTTTCTCTGGTTCGACcaacaataaaattaagGCGATTATCGACAAAGAGTAACTAATAGTACCTAATAATACATTTACAGATAGAAGTAATTTGTTAGTGCTTAATTTCTATTCATACGGTTTCGAGTTGTTCAATTGTTCATTTActtcattttcttgtttatttatcaaaaaagtTCGTCGCTCTACATAAAATTAGTAAATACAATGCTTAAGGAATATAAGTTAGTCGTCGtcggtggtggtggtgtCGGTAAATCTGCATTGACCAtccaattaattcaatcaCATTTTGTTGACGAATACGATCCAACTATCGAAAATTCATACCGTAAACAGTGCACCCTCGACGGGGAACTGGTTTTGTTGGATATTTTGGATACGGCCGGGCAAGAGGAATACAGTGCCATGAGAGAACAATACATGAGGACCGGGGAAGGGTTTTTGTTGGTTTATTCTATCAACTCGCGTACTTCGTTGGAGGAATTACAATCGTTCTATGAGCAAATCCAAAGGGTTAAGGACTCGGATTTCGTGCCGGTTTTAGTGGTTGGTAATAAGTGTGATTTGGAGATTGAAAGACAGGTGAGCTACGAAGAGGGTTTAAGCTTGGCGAAATCTTTCAATTGCCCATTTTTGGAAACATCCGCAAAGCAAAGAATTAACGTCGAGGAAGCGTTCTATGGGTTGGTCAGATCCATCAGAGACGGTGAAAATGGTGCTAAGAAGCTTGAAACCGGTAACAATGACGCTGCTGGTGTAGCTGGAGGCAGTGCAGGAGCAGGCAACACTGCCAACCAAACTGATGTAGCAGCACAAGATAATGCAGCTGCTGCTGGTGCTTCgaataaacaaaaacaaGCGTCCAATAACGTTTCATCGGTTGCTAATAGCGGTAAGAGACAGCAACAACAATCTTCTGCTGCTGGTGGtaaagaagagaaagaaaaatcTGGCTGTTGTGTTATCGTCTAAGTGAAGTTGGCTATACATTTATAGTTTTAATCGAAGGACTTTAACCCTATTAGAGGTTTTTGAGATAGTTGAAGTCTCTGAAATTTAAAAACTAGTATTATaacttatttatttttgttgttttatttgaatgTAATATGTAGTATATATTCTATAGTATGGATATACATATCATCCGTAGCCAAACGAAGAACCctaattgataaaatgaAACACAACGAAGTGTAAAATTAAACTAGCAAATATAAAATCGCCAAATGCTCTCTCTGGGGTAACAAACTTGAATGGCTTCATGTCGCTTGCTTCAGCAGTCTCAATATCAACTTTAGTCTCATTAACATCCTCAATGTTCTTTTCCTTTATTTCTTGGTCGATATTTTCTCTTGTATTGTTACTATTATTCTCGTAGTTATATTGCAATCTTAAACTGACCGTTAATACGAATTGTCCGACACAACTAATAAATCCCCCTAAAAATGCATTGAATGGGAAATTGCCTACTAATAATACATAGGCAAATTGTAAAATCCCTAATAAAACCAAGAATGTTAAAAAAATGTCGATCAACTTCAATCTTGGTGTTAAACTGTTGATGTAATCTTTATAGGTAGTAGTCACAGCAGAAATTAACTCATTAATCGGATGTCCAATTTTGTTACTTGTTGTATGAGTTACCGATTTCTTAATTGAATCCTTTTTAGCCATGTTTAGTGCTGTTATCTGATACTCTGGTTGATATAAAGTACCTATGCTTTGGTTAAACGTGTTATTCTCCTGTGGACtaattatgaaaaattacacaaaacgttacaatattttaaaagAGCTTGCCTAAAGAATTGAACTATTATCCTTTGAACTAAATTCCCTTCAGTTCAATACATCGGCTTGTCCCTAGCGAACAAATGAGTGAATCACAATCAGAAATTGagcataataataataactcGAAATTGACTAAAATTAGCCAACCTCCTACGGTTAGAATAATACCGCCGTTAAATTTTTGCCCAGTAGAAAAGCAACTTTACAGGTCAGGACAGCCATCAATCATAAATCAGTCCTTCTTGCAAGACTTGAATTTAAAAACCATACTATGGTTGGCCAGTGAGGAGCCACAGGAAGACTTTTTGGATTATTGTTCAATGAACAATATTGCGGTTGAGTTCGTTGGCTTAATGAACGAATATTCCTACCAGAATGTGAACCCATGGGATGCATTAAGCGAAGATACCATAAAGAAAGCATTGGAATTGATATGcaacaaagaaaactaTCCGCTATTAGTGTGCTGCGGAATGGGAAGACATAGAACGGGAACTGTTATAGGGTGTCTTAGGCGTTTACAGGGGTGGAATCTTGCCAGCGTAAGTGAAGAGTACAGAAGATTTACTGGTTCGAGGGGAGGACGTATTATGGTCGAATTACTCATTGAAAGTTTTGATATAAACTCAGTCCAGATAGATCCTACAAAAATGCCCGGATGGCTTACATGAATGATATGGGTTGGCAATTCCTGATTCTATTCTTAATTCTTatgaaaaaatgaaattaactAAATATCCAACACCCAGTCATGCATACTAATAGAGGCTCGTATGATCGGAAAGTTAGTTTCCTAAACCTGTTATTCGATAGTTCTTAAATCTTAAAAATGAACTATATGATGCCTCTTAAACTCTTATAACTTCATTACGATATGATAGTAATGTCGGCTCTAGAACacataattatttaacTAGACAATCATTCCTGACTAAAATTGCACCCAACTTCCCAGAGCgtatataataattcagTTTCAACCCCTGGACGTCACAGCTTTTGCAGATGTTCTTCAATTGGCTAATTGAAGCTTTAACTATGTTAACTACATAGAAAGCACTTAGCTACTGCTACCCTATCGGCGAAACGTTGTATCTAGACTATATAGCAATAGATTGCGTGTTTCACACGACCGCCAAATTTCTCGCATGCCATCAAACCAAATTAACCCCCTCACAATGACTAGATCTTTATCTATACTTATCAATATTGCTATATAATTGTTAGTTAAATATCGgcatatattaaatatatagcACAGATAGCTAATTACTAAATTTAAACGATCACTTAAGTTACTTATAGAAGAACAAACAAAAAGGGTTACAGAAGTACCAATAACATAGATATGGCGGGTACTTGTATTGCCACCGTTAAAATTGTCGGTGTTTCATCATTAGGATTATTGACATCGTCATTAACTTATCAAACTATTCAAGGAATACCAgcattaataaatgaattaaatactAAAGTTAATGGTTTGTCGAAACTGAATGCTTTAGCATCGATTAGAAACTTGATTAATTTTAGTAGAATTGGCTATATTTCCTTGAGTGGATTAGCAACGGCTATGTTGACTATGGCGTTTATTTACTCGCCACCAAGTGAGAAGCACCCATATTTGATTTACTCGGCAGTAGGAGCTCCATTGGCGCTCATCTCGATGTATTATCGTGGATTTGGTTTGGAAACTAAGTTATTGCGTAAAGCAGATCATTTGCATACACACAACGCTAATGAAACTACAAAGAATACGGAAAATGTGAATGATTCTGAGAATGTGAAGAGTGATGAAGATTCACAATTGGGTAAATCGTATATTCATGTTTCGGATGAAGAGTCCTCATCTACCACATCGACGCCAACTTcaacaattccaaattccCCCCAGACTAAAACCGTTGATTCATTGCAAGAAGAATTGTcattggaagaagaagttgatatTGCCTTAACtaagaaagaaattgtCAATGATTTAAACAAAGTCAAGTCTAATTATGTTGTAGGTTCTTCAATAGTCGGGCTAAGCTTCTTTATTGCAACCATTGGGTTGATTGGAGACTACTACATATTATGATTTTGGATTGCTACATTTATTGTTTACTGATTTTTTGGTATATTGGAGATTGCCATTCAGATGGTATTTGGATAATGGTGTTTTGTATTTGGTGATGATTGTTTTGTTACTATAATATAGgtttttaaatttatttattatatgattAGGACGTCGGCCAGAGTAATAATTGACATGGTGTTTATATATGACTActaaataatcatttaataaatcatatgTTATGGATTAACGAAGAGCATTTATAGGATAGCATGTACTAAAGTCATTAAAGTTAGTGATAAATTTTCTACCAAAGtaattccaataaaattttacTAGGTTCTCCTGGTATAGTACATGTTAATTATCTCAATGAAGAGTTGGGGGCTTATCTTGAAAttagtattaatatttattgaaaagaaaacttCAGCCCATTTGCCATGAGTTTGGTAGgttttttcatattctgcttaattttgaa encodes:
- a CDS encoding DEHA2F09372p (similar to uniprot|Q00055 Saccharomyces cerevisiae YDL022W GPD1 NAD-dependent glycerol-3-phosphate dehydrogenase key enzyme of glycerol synthesis essential for growth under osmotic stress), producing MSQYRANQRLQQLSNILRPNQLSAEKSLKPETPFKVAVIGSGNWGTTIAKVLAENTAEKPDTFAKQVDMWVFQEKIDGTNLTEIINNKHENVKYLPGVKLPENLHAEPDIVKAAQGADLLVFNLPHQFLPKICKQLKGTLKPTTRAISCLKGLEVTPDGCKLLSTYITENLGIECGALSGANLAPEVARCKWSETTVAYNIPADFKGPGKDIDSAVLKEAFHRPYFHVNVIEDVAGVSVAGALKNIVAIAVGFVEGLGWGDNAKSAIMRVGLIETINFSNMFFPNSKPTTFTHESAGVADLITTCSGGRNVKVGRHMSKTGESAEEAEKKLLNGQSSQGIITAKEVHELLSNVGKTDQFPLFEATYQIIYGDESIQNLPNLLEDHSLFK
- a CDS encoding DEHA2F09460p (weakly similar to uniprot|P46964 Saccharomyces cerevisiae YOR103C OST2 Epsilon subunit of the oligosaccharyltransferase complex of the ER lumen which catalyzes asparagine-linked glycosylation of newly synthesized proteins); translated protein: MAKKDSIKKSVTHTTSNKIGHPINELISAVTTTYKDYINSLTPRLKLIDIFLTFLVLLGILQFAYVLLVGNFPFNAFLGGFISCVGQFVLTVSLRLQYNYENNSNNTRENIDQEIKEKNIEDVNETKVDIETAEASDMKPFKFVTPERAFGDFIFASLILHFVVFHFIN
- a CDS encoding DEHA2F09482p (similar to uniprot|P50946 Saccharomyces cerevisiae YNL099C OCA1 Putative protein tyrosine phosphatase required for cell cycle arrest in response to oxidative damage of DNA) — protein: MSESQSEIEHNNNNSKLTKISQPPTVRIIPPLNFCPVEKQLYRSGQPSIINQSFLQDLNLKTILWLASEEPQEDFLDYCSMNNIAVEFVGLMNEYSYQNVNPWDALSEDTIKKALELICNKENYPLLVCCGMGRHRTGTVIGCLRRLQGWNLASVSEEYRRFTGSRGGRIMVELLIESFDINSVQIDPTKMPGWLT
- a CDS encoding DEHA2F09394p (weakly similar to CA2262|IPF6857 Candida albicans IPF6857 putative transcriptional regulator (unknown function)), encoding MDQYRYRRSKSTQSLQNASGRTTSTLPDPVNGNSQSEGYNSDMSYSMYAQQPSAHIVGASPPTKKLKNSNLESQLYMPGSRSSSGAVEQNLSYTRSYSVSNDRQLGSKNDNPISMSRSHSHNESDEDERFLRLAREALVATATAAKNHSDSLLVDPTIQNLLTRLQYVSSPHGNPIRRSDKIRANENGQLMIQDFYQDFPNLSNDIFSENRFGGNNSLDHDQQRPENQSTRSEDWNFLIGEPQHLESKESRSTHDQGHTMSHPMNENTTTVLSDNSQSDKSGKEDEDRKFLCSKCTMSFRRSSDLKRHEKQHLSIPPNICELCGKGFARKDALKRHSGTLTCKRNADRKLYIENLDYLHRPNNSSMPIQPNYNSGSDW
- a CDS encoding DEHA2F09416p (similar to uniprot|P50947 Saccharomyces cerevisiae YNL097C PHO23 Probable component of the Rpd3 histone deacetylase complex involved in transcriptional regulation of PHO5); this encodes MRSQQQQFQQYKQKAKNISNANELLPGLNDISDAFEALPLDLIKYFTLLKEIDAKYINTVPVINRNIKSYIDRLHITKNSPPGMKEMNKPTKIDKLTVIRDKIHEIIPCLEEKMHVTSVATDLLHKHLYRINADYKLIVNNNEIPESIRIGPLNHPAMIMDSAGPVDANGNLSAQSQRSESRREALAAKKAHKDHYDDDEPKKRKAMGNKEVSPSSDVPSASKSASNSKKRSRKDPEEMSSRSDTPSMSTVLNGPNKKRNTTKPKKDDKDVSNDVVHPGPSHTSANSSEPTYCYCNQVSFGEMVGCDGDDCKREWFHLPCIGFKNPPKGKWYCDDCLMKMKKLRKV
- a CDS encoding DEHA2F09438p (similar to uniprot|P01119 Saccharomyces cerevisiae YOR101W RAS1 GTPase involved in G-protein signaling in the adenylate cyclase activating pathway plays a role in cell proliferation); its protein translation is MLKEYKLVVVGGGGVGKSALTIQLIQSHFVDEYDPTIENSYRKQCTLDGESVLLDILDTAGQEEYSAMREQYMRTGEGFLLVYSINSRTSLEELQSFYEQIQRVKDSDFVPVLVVGNKCDLEIERQVSYEEGLSLAKSFNCPFLETSAKQRINVEEAFYGLVRSIRDGENGAKKLETGNNDAAGVAGGSAGAGNTANQTDVAAQDNAAAAGASNKQKQASNNVSSVANSGKRQQQQSSAAGGKEEKEKSGCCVIV
- a CDS encoding DEHA2F09350p (similar to uniprot|P46995 Saccharomyces cerevisiae YJL168C SET2 Histone methyltransferase with a role in transcriptional elongation methylates a lysine residue of histone H3); amino-acid sequence: MSDMEELDVKAKQYTPQLFLESEDKTDEARSTFNELQECTYSSKSTGSSGQHEHMTCDCYEDWDSDKQQNMACGEDSDCINRVTSVECSNKFCTCGNDCQNQRFQKKQYANVTVIQTELKGYGLRANEDISESSFIYEYIGEVIDEESFRKRMIDYDTKKLIHFYFMMLKKDSFIDATMKGSLARFCNHSCNPNAYVDKWVVGEKLRMGIFSKRNIQKGEEITFDYNVDRYGAQSQPCYCGEPNCIKWMGGKTQTDAALLLPDGISEALGVTHKQERQWLKENKHLRSKQQSDESIINEAFVKSIEVSALTESDVSKVMGALMRVQDLNITQKLIERIYLTSDDSINSSIIRVHGYKTLSQTIKAFKDEDKELISKILIILAKWPKVTRNKISSSQIEDVVKDINTNSNDDNLKKLSSDLLAEWGKLQMAYRIPKNIGNDKESNSPALYGRNARSRSRSRSPDRGKSAEPQHVETDEALPDGWQTAFDPNTQTNYYYHAELGISKWERPIKEVPKGPKGPKALPVSEPIQRPNSNSNGRSYNEEELTRREEERLKREKEEQFKEIQQKERLLQELILQSQKELEEKKSFEEKMKLEKLEKEKERQALKRKKLKKSKSSIPPAPPVPIDGQWTKTFAKHVPNFLKKYEAEIGRDNIKGCAKELVKTLVAKEMKKNPDTKPPKELDNAKLKKIKEYSKMFMDKFLIKYRSKHDKKRSHNEENGGTKRVKPDVE